A single genomic interval of Zobellia nedashkovskayae harbors:
- a CDS encoding FecR family protein: MNKKSLIEKWLSDDLTEEERIAFEALEDTPFHKDIVANASKFKASGFSEMPNFESFKKRIKAPEVPVKKLQWLNPMLKIASVLMLGLGVYYFLFMNVMTEVHTMVAEKTTIELPDSSRVVLNALSEVSYNEKNWEDKREIKLQGEAFFDVAKGAKFDVVTSKGTVTVMGTEFNVKQRGDFFEVACFEGTVRVVTDNKTEILKVGDNLKWYKGVLVTGQHTQKEPQWTKNSSAFQRIPVSEVLAELERQYDIKITLESVDVNQLFTGAFVHDNLENALMAISEPLSLEYEVIKPNTVRLSTSE, from the coding sequence ATGAATAAGAAGAGCTTGATAGAAAAATGGCTATCAGATGATTTAACTGAAGAAGAACGCATTGCTTTTGAAGCTTTGGAGGATACTCCGTTTCATAAGGATATAGTAGCAAATGCTTCTAAGTTTAAAGCTTCTGGTTTTTCTGAAATGCCAAATTTTGAAAGTTTTAAAAAGCGCATAAAAGCCCCGGAAGTTCCTGTTAAAAAGTTACAATGGCTAAACCCTATGCTTAAAATAGCAAGTGTTCTTATGCTTGGGCTGGGTGTGTATTACTTCCTTTTTATGAATGTAATGACAGAGGTACATACTATGGTTGCCGAAAAAACGACCATTGAATTGCCAGATTCCTCTCGTGTAGTGCTTAACGCGCTTTCAGAAGTTAGTTACAATGAAAAAAACTGGGAGGATAAAAGAGAGATTAAATTACAAGGGGAAGCCTTTTTTGATGTAGCAAAAGGAGCCAAGTTTGATGTTGTAACCTCAAAAGGTACGGTAACCGTAATGGGAACCGAGTTTAATGTAAAGCAAAGAGGCGACTTCTTTGAGGTGGCTTGTTTTGAAGGAACTGTTCGTGTGGTTACGGATAACAAAACAGAAATCCTTAAAGTAGGCGATAACCTTAAATGGTACAAAGGTGTTTTGGTAACTGGTCAGCACACTCAAAAAGAACCACAGTGGACAAAGAATTCAAGTGCTTTTCAGCGTATTCCCGTTTCGGAAGTACTTGCTGAGCTAGAAAGACAATATGATATAAAAATCACGCTAGAAAGTGTAGATGTAAATCAACTTTTTACAGGTGCTTTTGTACATGATAATTTAGAAAATGCGCTTATGGCTATTAGCGAGCCTCTTAGTCTAGAATATGAGGTAATAAAGCCCAATACTGTGCGTTTAAGTACAAGTGAATAA
- a CDS encoding RNA polymerase sigma factor: MKRNLHENVCEETVFGSLYTKYAKNLHDFLYYKYGDRLNPGDKAQDAFVKLWENCGKVTPDKAKSFLFTVANNMMLNETKHQKVVLKYQSVAPKGYTNENPEYILEQEQYYKKYQTALAKLTEEQRTAFMLNKAEGKKHEEIAQMLGVTRKVVEYRIYSAFDQLKKELHDFKIK, from the coding sequence TTGAAGAGAAACCTCCATGAAAACGTATGTGAAGAAACTGTATTTGGTAGTCTATACACCAAATATGCAAAGAACCTTCACGACTTTCTTTATTATAAATATGGGGATAGACTAAATCCCGGAGACAAGGCACAGGATGCATTTGTTAAGCTATGGGAGAATTGCGGCAAAGTAACTCCAGATAAAGCAAAATCATTTTTATTCACAGTAGCCAACAATATGATGTTGAACGAAACAAAACACCAAAAGGTAGTTTTGAAATATCAAAGTGTAGCCCCAAAGGGGTATACGAATGAGAATCCAGAATATATATTGGAACAGGAGCAGTACTACAAAAAGTACCAAACTGCATTGGCTAAATTAACGGAAGAACAGCGTACCGCTTTTATGCTAAATAAGGCAGAAGGGAAGAAGCACGAAGAAATTGCACAAATGTTAGGGGTCACCAGAAAGGTTGTAGAGTACCGTATTTACTCGGCTTTTGACCAATTGAAAAAAGAATTACATGATTTTAAGATAAAATAG
- a CDS encoding phosphatidylinositol-specific phospholipase C1-like protein: MKIAYTLMVLITSVLFFNNPENKKSQEETRLNAIQIIGSHNSYKVAIEKPLFEYLLKKEPKLSSLEYDHIPLSAQLDLGLRNLELDVFHDPEGGHFSNPKGLEIIKSMGLEPRPFDVEQKLKTPGLKIFHVQEVDFRSHQLLFKEALMELKAWSNANLGHTPIIITINTKDSEVPETRKPLPFDAQALQNLNTEIRDIFSEENLITPDFIKGDYDTLEKAILDKGWPELTKVKSKFLFVLDEGDEKTDAYLSNFSNSKGAVLFVNKEEGNPNSAFRIINDPVADFEKIKNLVALGYMVRTRADADTKEARTNDYSRFEKAMASGAQVITTDYYLPSSFFKSDYKISFENDGYERIKDY; encoded by the coding sequence ATGAAAATAGCTTACACCTTAATGGTACTGATTACATCTGTGTTATTTTTTAATAATCCAGAGAACAAAAAAAGCCAAGAAGAAACTAGATTGAATGCTATTCAAATTATTGGAAGCCACAATAGCTATAAGGTGGCAATTGAGAAACCGTTATTTGAGTATTTGCTGAAAAAGGAACCTAAATTAAGTAGTTTGGAATATGACCATATTCCCCTATCCGCGCAATTAGATTTAGGACTTCGTAATTTGGAGCTCGATGTTTTTCATGATCCAGAAGGAGGTCATTTTTCAAACCCCAAAGGTTTGGAAATCATAAAATCTATGGGACTGGAACCAAGACCTTTTGATGTGGAACAAAAGTTGAAAACACCAGGTCTTAAAATATTTCACGTTCAGGAAGTAGATTTTAGAAGCCACCAATTACTCTTTAAAGAGGCCTTGATGGAATTAAAAGCGTGGTCCAATGCTAATTTGGGGCACACGCCAATTATCATCACCATCAATACCAAGGATAGTGAAGTGCCAGAGACAAGAAAACCGTTGCCGTTTGATGCTCAGGCTTTACAAAATTTGAATACAGAAATACGAGACATATTTTCTGAAGAAAACTTAATTACCCCTGATTTTATAAAGGGCGATTATGATACTTTAGAGAAAGCGATTTTAGATAAAGGTTGGCCAGAATTGACCAAGGTGAAAAGCAAGTTTTTATTTGTTCTGGATGAGGGAGACGAAAAAACGGATGCCTACTTATCCAATTTTTCAAATTCAAAAGGAGCGGTATTATTCGTAAATAAAGAAGAAGGAAATCCAAATTCAGCTTTTAGGATTATAAACGATCCGGTAGCGGATTTTGAGAAGATCAAAAACCTCGTTGCTTTAGGATATATGGTTCGTACGCGAGCAGATGCAGATACCAAAGAAGCAAGAACAAATGATTACAGTAGGTTTGAAAAAGCCATGGCCTCTGGTGCGCAGGTAATCACTACAGATTACTATCTACCCAGTAGTTTTTTTAAATCGGATTATAAAATCAGTTTTGAAAATGATGGGTATGAAAGAATAAAGGATTATTAA
- a CDS encoding ribonuclease activity regulator RraA produces MTAKGATTTEKLRKVSTATIATCLFKKGLKNQFIQDVKPLKTGKPTMVGKAYTLRYIPAREDLNPIEVFRDPKHLQRVAVEECPKGYVMVIDSRKDARAASAGSILATRLMVRGVEGIVTDGGFRDSAEIADLNFASYHNRPTAPTNLTLHQAIAINEPIGCGDVAVFPGDFIVGDDDGIMVIPAGIADEVADECTTMTLFEEYVMGEVESGTSIVGLYPLTNEAYRTSFEEWKALNGKA; encoded by the coding sequence ATGACAGCAAAAGGAGCAACCACAACAGAAAAATTAAGAAAGGTCAGCACGGCAACTATAGCCACTTGTCTATTTAAAAAAGGCCTAAAAAATCAATTTATTCAGGATGTTAAGCCGTTAAAAACGGGCAAGCCCACCATGGTAGGTAAGGCCTATACGTTACGTTATATTCCTGCTCGGGAAGATTTGAATCCTATAGAGGTGTTTAGAGATCCAAAGCATTTACAGCGCGTTGCTGTAGAAGAATGTCCAAAAGGATATGTTATGGTCATAGATAGTAGAAAAGATGCCCGTGCCGCTTCTGCAGGGTCTATATTGGCTACGCGTTTAATGGTGCGTGGGGTAGAGGGTATTGTCACTGATGGTGGTTTCCGTGATTCTGCTGAAATTGCCGATCTTAATTTTGCATCTTATCACAACAGGCCTACGGCACCTACTAATTTAACCCTGCACCAGGCTATTGCTATCAACGAACCTATTGGTTGTGGAGATGTGGCTGTATTTCCAGGTGATTTTATTGTGGGTGATGATGATGGTATTATGGTCATACCGGCAGGCATTGCAGATGAAGTTGCGGATGAATGTACTACAATGACACTTTTTGAAGAATACGTTATGGGCGAAGTTGAAAGCGGAACATCCATAGTAGGGCTTTATCCACTAACAAATGAAGCATACAGAACTAGTTTTGAAGAATGGAAGGCTTTGAATGGTAAGGCCTAG
- a CDS encoding sugar phosphate isomerase/epimerase family protein: MAIYKAQVSRRNFIKKSSSAVLAVPLLSMSDPFSLATNLFNEEPQVHLFSKHLQFLEYDDMAKAAAEIGFDGLDLTVRPKGHVLPEHVERDLPKAMEAMKKYGLKSKMMTTNVLDAKEDVDKQVLETASKLGITHYRTGWLTYPEELSIQESQEKYRELFKELETANKELGLVGCYQNHAGNHVGAPIWDLPPILPSPESKHLGSQYDIRHAVVEGGMSWELDLRYIAPYIRSIVIKDFKWGMEEGKWKPINTPLGEGMIDFERYFSLLKKYKINVPISLHLEYDLGGAEHGATEITMDKEEVFSKMKKDLTFLKDTWNKAE, from the coding sequence ATGGCCATTTACAAAGCTCAAGTCAGTCGCAGAAATTTCATTAAGAAATCTAGCTCTGCAGTGTTGGCAGTTCCATTATTATCAATGTCAGACCCTTTTTCCTTAGCTACTAACCTTTTCAATGAGGAACCTCAGGTACATCTTTTCTCTAAACATTTACAATTTTTGGAATATGATGATATGGCTAAGGCTGCTGCCGAAATTGGTTTTGATGGATTGGATTTAACGGTAAGACCAAAAGGGCATGTTTTGCCAGAGCATGTGGAGCGTGATTTACCGAAGGCTATGGAAGCGATGAAGAAATATGGTTTAAAGTCAAAAATGATGACCACCAATGTGTTGGATGCAAAAGAAGATGTGGACAAGCAGGTGTTGGAAACGGCTAGTAAATTAGGCATAACACATTACAGGACCGGATGGCTTACCTATCCAGAAGAGCTAAGTATTCAGGAAAGTCAGGAAAAGTATCGTGAACTTTTTAAAGAACTGGAAACAGCCAATAAAGAATTAGGTTTAGTGGGTTGTTACCAGAATCACGCAGGTAATCATGTGGGGGCGCCTATTTGGGATTTGCCTCCTATATTACCATCTCCGGAAAGCAAACATTTGGGTAGTCAGTATGACATACGGCACGCTGTAGTGGAAGGCGGTATGAGCTGGGAATTGGATCTACGATATATAGCACCCTATATAAGAAGTATTGTTATTAAAGACTTTAAATGGGGAATGGAAGAAGGCAAGTGGAAACCAATAAATACACCTCTAGGAGAGGGAATGATAGATTTTGAACGTTACTTTTCATTGCTTAAAAAATACAAAATTAACGTACCTATATCTTTACATTTAGAATATGACCTTGGCGGTGCCGAGCATGGCGCTACGGAAATTACCATGGATAAGGAGGAGGTTTTTTCCAAAATGAAAAAAGATTTGACCTTCCTAAAAGATACTTGGAACAAAGCGGAATAA